The Deinococcus sp. YIM 134068 genome window below encodes:
- a CDS encoding GNAT family N-acetyltransferase encodes MASPTVSFRHATPADAETIARHRYPEESNAAERPIYAAWVADALRRGVYLGFLVENAGEVVAGAGLTLLEWGPTRGDPCPYRARIVNVWTHPDHRRRGLARALVTRCLDAARDRGVTRVSLGTSELARPLYESLGFRASRTEMTRRL; translated from the coding sequence ATGGCTTCGCCCACCGTTTCCTTTCGCCACGCCACCCCCGCCGATGCCGAAACCATCGCCCGGCACCGCTACCCCGAGGAGTCGAACGCCGCCGAGCGCCCGATCTACGCCGCCTGGGTCGCGGACGCGTTGAGACGTGGTGTGTATCTGGGCTTTCTGGTCGAGAACGCAGGAGAGGTAGTCGCCGGCGCGGGCCTGACCCTGCTGGAGTGGGGGCCGACGCGCGGCGACCCCTGCCCCTACCGGGCGCGCATCGTGAACGTTTGGACGCATCCCGACCACAGGCGGCGCGGCCTCGCCCGTGCCCTCGTGACCCGCTGCCTGGATGCAGCCCGTGATCGGGGCGTCACCCGCGTTAGCCTGGGCACGAGTGAGCTGGCCCGCCCGCTATACGAGTCGCTGGGCTTCCGGGCGAGCAGGACGGAGATGACGCGGAGGCTGTAG
- the gatB gene encoding Asp-tRNA(Asn)/Glu-tRNA(Gln) amidotransferase subunit GatB: MYRAVIGLEVHLQLRTRTKIFSACPADYHGAEPNAFTDPLTLGLPGTLPTLNREAVELALMFGLGLNCDVEGFTQFHRKNYFYPDAPKNFQLSQYDRPIARDGFLDVAGGRVRIKRAHLEDDAGKLLHPTYAPYSLLDLNRAGSPLIEMVTEADLTGAEQARAFLTAVQAIAQSLGVSDATPEEGKMRCDVNISVHRPGEPWGTKVEVKNLNSFRSVERAIEFETARQSRVLTSGGRITQDTLGWDEGGGKTFLMRTKEGEADYRYFPEPDLPPLNITPEWVGRVRSRMPELPAQKRERYVLAGVREADAETLSQGVPLGRFYDEALASPPAPDAQKLANWLLTDVTGFLAAREQSIRDTGLRPAHLAALVRLIDEGTISGRVAKDLLPDVMSGQDPETLVQERGLTVVTDTGAIDAAIDAAISADPATVEKVRAGNAKAMNALFGPVMKATGGQAKPEVVRERLRAKLGL, translated from the coding sequence ATGTACCGGGCGGTGATCGGCCTCGAAGTCCACCTGCAACTGCGGACGCGCACCAAGATTTTCAGCGCGTGCCCCGCCGACTACCACGGGGCGGAGCCGAACGCGTTCACCGACCCCCTCACGCTGGGGCTGCCGGGCACCCTGCCCACCCTCAACCGCGAGGCCGTCGAACTCGCCCTGATGTTCGGCCTGGGCCTGAACTGCGACGTGGAGGGCTTCACCCAGTTCCACCGCAAAAATTACTTCTACCCCGACGCGCCCAAGAACTTCCAGCTCTCCCAGTACGACCGCCCCATCGCGCGGGACGGCTTTCTGGACGTGGCGGGCGGGCGGGTCCGTATCAAGCGCGCCCACCTGGAGGACGACGCGGGCAAGCTCCTGCACCCCACCTACGCGCCCTACAGCCTGCTCGACCTCAACCGCGCCGGGTCGCCCCTCATTGAGATGGTGACGGAGGCGGACCTCACGGGGGCCGAGCAGGCCCGCGCCTTCCTGACGGCGGTGCAGGCCATCGCCCAGTCCCTCGGCGTCAGCGACGCGACCCCGGAAGAGGGCAAGATGCGCTGCGACGTGAACATCAGCGTCCACCGGCCCGGCGAGCCGTGGGGCACGAAGGTGGAGGTCAAGAACCTCAACTCCTTCCGCTCGGTGGAGCGCGCCATCGAGTTCGAGACGGCGCGGCAATCACGGGTGCTGACCTCGGGCGGGCGCATCACCCAGGACACGCTGGGCTGGGACGAGGGCGGCGGCAAGACCTTCCTGATGCGGACGAAGGAGGGCGAGGCCGACTACCGCTACTTCCCCGAACCCGACCTCCCGCCCCTGAACATCACGCCGGAATGGGTGGGGCGCGTGCGCTCACGGATGCCCGAACTGCCCGCCCAGAAGCGGGAGCGGTACGTGCTGGCAGGTGTGCGCGAGGCCGACGCCGAGACACTGAGCCAGGGCGTCCCCCTGGGCCGCTTCTACGACGAGGCGCTGGCAAGCCCGCCTGCTCCCGACGCGCAGAAGCTCGCCAACTGGCTCCTGACGGACGTGACGGGCTTCCTTGCCGCGCGGGAGCAGAGCATCCGGGACACGGGGTTGAGGCCCGCCCACCTCGCGGCCCTCGTGCGACTCATAGACGAGGGCACGATCAGCGGCAGGGTCGCCAAGGACCTTCTGCCCGACGTGATGAGCGGGCAGGACCCCGAGACATTAGTGCAAGAGCGCGGCCTGACCGTCGTGACCGATACCGGGGCCATCGACGCCGCCATCGACGCCGCGATAAGTGCCGACCCCGCCACCGTGGAGAAGGTGCGCGCCGGAAACGCGAAGGCCATGAACGCCCTCTTCGGCCCGGTCATGAAGGCCACGGGCGGTCAGGCCAAACCGGAGGTCGTGCGCGAGCGGCTGCGGGCGAAGCTGGGGCTGTGA